The Oscillospiraceae bacterium genome includes the window TATTCTTTATATAAATGCGATTAAATAATCCTTGTTTTACAAGAGACTTAAGCGGGTATTATTTAATTCTGAGCTATTAATAACGAATATGGAATAAAATTCAGAAAGGGAATTCTAATGAAAAAAAGAAAATCCATTGCGATCATTATCGCTTTTCTGATGTTGTTCTCCGTTCTGGCGGTGGGATGTCAGCCCCAAACGCCTGATACAGTACCTCAGACGAACAACACCGAAGCGATAAACACGGCAAATGTAACAACCGGCTCGAACGAACCCCAATTAAAGGTTTCAGAAGGCGTTGATTTCGGAGGAGAAGATTTTGTTATTCTCGTCCCGAAGTCTTCAGGTTGGTCTATTTACAACGATTTTACTCCTACGGAAGGAAGCGTTGACGATTCAATCACCAATGCCAATTATACCAGAAAAGAAAAGCTTAAATCGCTTTATAATGTAAACATAACTGAAGTAATAGCAGGAAATACCGTCGCCGCTGATGCACGCGCCGATATTTCCAGCAACAACGGCACGTACGATGCGATTCACATTGAGCTTGATCAGGTCGCTCCACTCGCTCAGGAAGGCTTTTTTATTGACCTTGCTTCGCTTAACTCAATGGAGCTTTCCAATCCCTGGTATACACAAAGCTTCGTTGATCAGATGTCCATAGCAAACAAGCTGTTCTTCGTACTCGGCGATATATCGACGGTCGACAATGACGGAATCGCCGCTGTCATGTTCAATAAGGGCATGGTAGAAGACACCGGTCTTGAAAGCCCGTACGATCATGTCAGAGACAACACCTGGACAATTGATACAATGTATGATATGTGCAAGGGCGCTTATAAAGACCTAAACGACGATGGTAAAGGCACCGGCAAAGACCAGTGGGGATACCTTACCGCTTATTCCAGTATCGTGTTCCAGCTCGCATCCTGCGGAGTTCATATCTGCGAAAAGGATGAGAACGACATACCAAATCTCACCGCTTACAGCGCAAAGAACACTGAAATAATCGATAAAGTCCTTGAATTTTATAACGATAAAACAACCACAATTCACCTTGATCAGATCCCGACTTCAGAATGCGGCGGCGTCAGCGTATATGAATACGGCAATACCATGTTCATGGAAAACCGAATCATGTTCCGCCAGACGGCCATGGTCAGAATAATTCAATGCCGTGTTATGGAAGAGGAATTCGGAATCCTTCCTTATCCGAAGTATGATTCTGAACAAGAAAACTATGCTCACGGCTTCAGCTATTCCACTCCGGTCATCGCCATTCCGAGATATTCAGAGGATGCGGAAGCGGCAGGCGCGGTTATTGAAGCACTCTCTTATTACGGCAGAACACTCGTTCGCCCGGAATATTATAACAGAGTTCTCAAAGGTGTTGTCGCACGCGATGAAGAAAGCCAGTTCTGCCTTGATATTATTTTTGATACCGCCTTTTATGATTTAGGCCTTGTACTTGATATCGGAGATCTCGATACCAAGCTCACCGCTATGGTCTCTAAAGGAACCAATACCTTCGCTTCCGATTATGCGGCAGTCGAAGAATCAGCAAAAACACAACTTCAGAAATATATTGACAATTACGAAAGCATAATCAATTAAGTTGATATTATTTAAAAAGTCCCACCGAAAAACGGCGGGACTTTTTTCTTCTCATAATTCTTAAACGACGTGATATGATTGTTGATGCAATCTTCTCACCTGCTAATATACATTTAAGGATGTATAAAACTATAAATAAACTCTTGAAAAGTTATTGAAAAATTGATTGATTCATCATACAGATGCTTTTTTAATTTCCTGTCTCGCTGCATTTCTCTTGATCTTTCTCGATGTTGTTTTCTCAAACTCCTGATCGCGTACGATGATTTTTGTAACCTGCTTGTATGACGGAAGCTTGTCAAGCTGTTTCCTTATTTCTGTTTTTAACGCATCGAGAGTGTCGGTGATATTAAGAGCTTTCAGCATATCAAGATTCGGGAATATTTCCGCGCAGAGAGCGCTTTCATTTCCTAGATCATCCTTGAAGGCGGAAACAATTACTTCGCTCACGAGCGGGATTGCCGAGATGTATCCTTCAATTTCTTCGGGATATATATTCTTGCCGTTCGCCAAAACTATTACATTTTTTTTGCGGCCAGTAATTGAGATTTGTCCGAGCTCGTTGATCTTTCCGTAATCTCCGGTTTTAAACCAACCGTCGTCCGAAAGGACAGCTTTTGTCGCCTCGGGGTTTTTATAATATCCCATCATTACGATCGGACCCTTGACACAAATTTCGCCTTCTCCGTCGCCAGTTACATCGTCGAGTTTTACATCAATACAGGGCAATTTTACGCCGGTGGTGCGAAAATCGTTGAATCTGTCACGGTTTGCGCTCACAAGCGGAGAGCATTCGGTTATACCGTATCCGTTGATAAGATCTATTCCGATGGAATCAAAAAATTCACCTATCTCAGGACGAATAGGCGCTCCGCCGCATACGATTTTTCTGAGATTTCCGCCGAAAGCGGCACGTAATGTCTTAAACAGCGGTTTTCTCAAATCTATTCCGATATTCCTTAAGCTGTTTGAAAACGCGATCAGCTTTTTAAGCTTCACATCCATTTTCTTTTCAGCAGCGGAAAGCCAGACCTTATTATACAATACTTCCGCAAGCGCAGGGACGATTATAATATAGCTGGGCTTGTAAAAAAGCAAATTTTTCGCGGTGTTCCGGAGATTGTCGTTTATACAGATCGTAGCGTGCATATGCAGAGAAACGAGAATGCCGCACACGCCTTCATATGTGTGATGATACGGAAGAACTGAAAGGCAGATATCATAAACAGTCGAAACCTGAAGCCCGTAATATACACTGAATACAAGGTTCTTTTCAGAAAGCATTACGCCTTTCGCCAAACCTGTTGTCCCGGAGGTATATACGACCATTTTCAGTTTTTCAATATTATTTCTGATTTTTTCAAAGCTGTTGTTCCCGGAATCAACTTCTTTTTTCCCCGCGGCTATTAATTTTTCATATGAAAGAAATTCTCCGTCGTTTTCTTCGCGTTCAAAGCCGATAAAATATTTGAACGCCGGCAATGACGCGCGGTTCTCTCGAATAAAGCTCTCATGCTTTTTCGCATAGAAAAGTATTGAAGAATCACAGTCGTTCAAAACATAAAGAAGATCTTTATCAGGTAAATCCTTGTCTATCGGTACAAAAACATTTTTTGACTGAAGAACAGAAAGATATACCGTAACCCAGTCATAACTGTTTTCGCCTATAGCGGAAATATGGCATTCGCCGCATTCGAGCGATTCAATCGCAGTGCCCAGATAAACAGTATCCTGTCTAAAACTATTGTATGTTATTTCGTGAAGCGTAGAATTCTTATCTTTATACTTGAATGCATACCTGTCTCCCGCCTCTTTTG containing:
- a CDS encoding AMP-binding protein, with the translated sequence MKQKNYPLYNVKEFGSIREMLLLASKEAGDRYAFKYKDKNSTLHEITYNSFRQDTVYLGTAIESLECGECHISAIGENSYDWVTVYLSVLQSKNVFVPIDKDLPDKDLLYVLNDCDSSILFYAKKHESFIRENRASLPAFKYFIGFEREENDGEFLSYEKLIAAGKKEVDSGNNSFEKIRNNIEKLKMVVYTSGTTGLAKGVMLSEKNLVFSVYYGLQVSTVYDICLSVLPYHHTYEGVCGILVSLHMHATICINDNLRNTAKNLLFYKPSYIIIVPALAEVLYNKVWLSAAEKKMDVKLKKLIAFSNSLRNIGIDLRKPLFKTLRAAFGGNLRKIVCGGAPIRPEIGEFFDSIGIDLINGYGITECSPLVSANRDRFNDFRTTGVKLPCIDVKLDDVTGDGEGEICVKGPIVMMGYYKNPEATKAVLSDDGWFKTGDYGKINELGQISITGRKKNVIVLANGKNIYPEEIEGYISAIPLVSEVIVSAFKDDLGNESALCAEIFPNLDMLKALNITDTLDALKTEIRKQLDKLPSYKQVTKIIVRDQEFEKTTSRKIKRNAARQEIKKASV